The Kitasatospora setae KM-6054 genome contains a region encoding:
- a CDS encoding metal-sensitive transcriptional regulator: MTTIDTPSAGTAPATETAPAAACHGAPQGAGPHGYSGEKEAHLKRLRRIEGQIRGLQRMVDEDVYCIDILTQVSASTKALQSFALSLLEEHLRHCVAAAAAAEDGGEELNAKVAEASAAIARLLRT; encoded by the coding sequence ATGACCACCATCGACACCCCGAGCGCCGGCACCGCGCCGGCCACCGAGACCGCGCCGGCGGCGGCCTGCCACGGCGCCCCCCAGGGTGCCGGGCCGCACGGCTACAGCGGCGAGAAGGAGGCGCACCTCAAGCGGCTGCGCCGGATCGAGGGCCAGATCCGCGGCCTGCAGCGGATGGTCGACGAGGACGTCTACTGCATCGACATCCTCACCCAGGTGTCCGCCTCCACCAAGGCCCTGCAGTCCTTCGCGCTCTCCCTGCTGGAGGAGCACCTGCGGCACTGCGTGGCCGCCGCCGCGGCCGCCGAGGACGGCGGCGAGGAGCTGAACGCCAAGGTCGCCGAGGCCAGCGCGGCGATCGCCCGACTGCTCCGCACCTGA
- a CDS encoding DUF47 domain-containing protein, with translation MRFSLTPKETSFYDMFAAAAENLVVGSKLLLELLGSDVSARAEIVERMRAAEHAGDDTTHAIFHQLNSSFITPFDREDIYNLASSLDDIMDFMEEAVDLVVLYDIETLPKGIEQQIEVLARAAELTAEAMPNLRSMSNLTEYWIEVNRLENQADQIHRKLLAHLFSGQYEAIEVLKLKQVVDVLEEAADAFEHVANTVETIAVKES, from the coding sequence GTGCGTTTTAGCCTGACCCCGAAGGAGACGAGCTTCTACGACATGTTCGCCGCCGCGGCGGAGAACCTGGTCGTCGGATCGAAGCTCCTGCTGGAACTACTGGGCTCGGACGTGTCAGCCCGCGCGGAGATCGTCGAGCGCATGCGCGCCGCCGAGCACGCCGGGGACGACACCACCCATGCGATCTTCCACCAGCTGAACTCCTCGTTCATCACCCCGTTCGACCGGGAGGACATCTACAACCTGGCCTCCTCGCTGGACGACATCATGGACTTCATGGAGGAGGCCGTCGACCTGGTCGTGCTGTACGACATCGAGACCCTCCCGAAGGGCATCGAGCAGCAGATCGAGGTGCTGGCCCGGGCGGCCGAGCTGACCGCGGAGGCGATGCCCAACCTGCGGTCGATGTCGAACCTCACCGAGTACTGGATCGAGGTGAACCGGCTGGAGAACCAGGCGGACCAGATCCACCGCAAGCTGCTGGCCCACCTGTTCTCCGGCCAGTACGAGGCGATCGAGGTGCTGAAGCTCAAGCAGGTCGTGGACGTCCTCGAAGAGGCCGCCGACGCGTTCGAGCACGTGGCCAACACGGTGGAGACCATCGCCGTCAAGGAGTCCTGA